The Fibrobacter sp. genome contains the following window.
CAGGAACTGAACACTGGCAAGATCGACTGCATCTGGAACGGTATGAGTGTTGACTCTGCCCGCGCTGCCGCCATGAACCTGAGCGACGCCTACCTCAAGAATCGCATGATCTTCTCCGTGAAGGACAAGGCTCTTGCTAACCTCGCTGCTCTCGCCGGCAAGAAGATTGCCGTGCAGAACGGTTCCACTGCCCAGAAGTTGCTCGAAGCTTCTGACGCTGGCAAGGCTGCCAAGGAAATCGTTCCCTTCGACGATAACCAGACCGCTATGATGGACCTGGACAAGGGCGGTGTTGACGCTGTATTCCTGGATGAAATCGTTGCCAAGTACTGGATCGCTTCTAATGCCAAGGATTTCGTGGTTCTTGAAGAAGGTCTCAGCGATGAAGTCTATGCTATCGGCTTCCGCAAGAAGGACCAGGCTCTCCGCGACGCCGTGAACGAAACCATCAAGGCAATGCAGGCCGATGGCAAGTTCGCTGAAATCCAGGCCAAGTGGTTCGGTAAGTAAAAAATGTCTGATTTAGCTACTCTTCTGCCTGTTCTTTGGGGCGGTTTCGTTACCACTCTAGAAATCTTTGGACTGACGCTGTTGTTCTCCATTCCGCTGGGACTCTTGGTCGCAGTGCTGAAGATGAGCAAGTACCGCGTTGTCCGTTATCCGGTGTCCTTCTACATTTCCGTGATGCGCGGTACACCGCTCTTGCTGCAGATTGTAGCTATCTACTTCGGTTCCTATTACCTGAGCGAGTATTCCGGCCTGGGAATTTCCTTTGACCGTTTCCCGGCGGTAGTGGCTGCATTCTCCATCAACTATGCGGCCTACTTTGCTGAAATTTTCCGCGGTGGCATTCAGGCTATTCCCAAGGGCCAGTACGAAGCGGCTACTATGCTTGGCTTGACCCGCGGCCAGACTTTCTTCCGCATTATCTTGCCTCAGGTTGTAAAGCAGGTTGTTCCTGCCAGCGCCAACGAAGTCATTACCTTGGTGAAGGATACGTCCCTGGCTCAGGTCATTGCCGTGACGGAACTTTTCTCTCTGGCTAAAAAGCAGCAGGCTGCCTACGCCAGCATTTATCCGCTGTTTGTGGCTGGCGTGTTCTACTATATCGCAAACCTTTTGCTCAGTTGCCTTTTCGCCTACGTAGAAAAGAAACTGAACTATTATAAATGATACGTTTCGGTGTCATTCTGAACGAAGTGAAGAATCTAGGATAAAGGTTAAAGATGAGTATGAACGCTGTTTTGAAAGTAGAACACCTGAAGAAGTCCTTTGGCGATAATCATGTCCTTAAGGATATTTCCTTCGACCTGAAGGAAGGCGAAGTCCTTTCTATCATTGGCCCCTCTGGTAGCGGCAAGTCCACGCTTCTCCGCTGCATTACCCAGCTGGAAACCATGGATGCCGGTACGGTTTGCGTGAATGGCAAGGACATGGTTGTGGGCGTCGATAAGAAGGGTCTGGCCAAGTACGCTCCTGCAAGTGTGCTCCGCGAGATTCGCTTGTCTACAGGTCTTGTGTTCCAGAACTTCAATTTGTTCCCGCACTTGACCGTGCTCCAGAACCTGACCATTGCGCCTATTCGCGTTCTTGGTATGGATCGTGAAGAAGCCCGCAAACGTGGCCGCGAACTGCTTAAGCAGATGGGACTTGAAACCAAGGAAAAGGCTTACCCCTGTGAACTTTCCGGCGGCCAGCAGCAGCGCGTTTCCATTGCCCGCGCCTTGGCCATGCAGCCCAAGATTCTGTTCTTCGATGAACCCACCAGCGCCCTGGACCCGGAACTGACCGGCGAAGTGCTGAAGATTATCAAGGGCCTTGCCGACCAGAAGATGACCATGGTTATCGTGACCCATGAGATGGCCTTTGCCCGCGATGTTGCGAACAAGGTAATCTTTATGGACCAGGGCGTAATCGTGGAGCAGGGAACACCTGATTTTGTCTTCAACCAGTCCGGTAATGAGCGCTTAGCTAGCTTCCTGAGCCG
Protein-coding sequences here:
- a CDS encoding amino acid ABC transporter permease, with product MSDLATLLPVLWGGFVTTLEIFGLTLLFSIPLGLLVAVLKMSKYRVVRYPVSFYISVMRGTPLLLQIVAIYFGSYYLSEYSGLGISFDRFPAVVAAFSINYAAYFAEIFRGGIQAIPKGQYEAATMLGLTRGQTFFRIILPQVVKQVVPASANEVITLVKDTSLAQVIAVTELFSLAKKQQAAYASIYPLFVAGVFYYIANLLLSCLFAYVEKKLNYYK
- a CDS encoding amino acid ABC transporter ATP-binding protein — translated: MNAVLKVEHLKKSFGDNHVLKDISFDLKEGEVLSIIGPSGSGKSTLLRCITQLETMDAGTVCVNGKDMVVGVDKKGLAKYAPASVLREIRLSTGLVFQNFNLFPHLTVLQNLTIAPIRVLGMDREEARKRGRELLKQMGLETKEKAYPCELSGGQQQRVSIARALAMQPKILFFDEPTSALDPELTGEVLKIIKGLADQKMTMVIVTHEMAFARDVANKVIFMDQGVIVEQGTPDFVFNQSGNERLASFLSRFAQG
- a CDS encoding amino acid ABC transporter substrate-binding protein — translated: MKFFTKIAMVACCAAFLFGCNEQKNDNAAQADESLNKVKAAGTFVLGLDDSFPPMGFRDKDNNIVGFDIDLAAEVCARLGVTLKTQPISWDAKEQELNTGKIDCIWNGMSVDSARAAAMNLSDAYLKNRMIFSVKDKALANLAALAGKKIAVQNGSTAQKLLEASDAGKAAKEIVPFDDNQTAMMDLDKGGVDAVFLDEIVAKYWIASNAKDFVVLEEGLSDEVYAIGFRKKDQALRDAVNETIKAMQADGKFAEIQAKWFGK